A genomic region of Staphylococcus roterodami contains the following coding sequences:
- a CDS encoding sodium-dependent transporter, whose amino-acid sequence MKKQQSQWKTSTGFILASAGSAIGLGAMWKFPYMAGIYGGGAFLAMFLIFTIFVGLPLLVMEFIVGKMGRTYTTQIYSKLTGKKWLNVIGWNGNLAVFVLFGFYSVIGGWIVIYIGQVLWQLIAFQRINHLQEINFEAIITNPWLTVFGQGLFIIVTMIIVMLGVEKGLEKASKVMMPLLFIFLIVITIKSLTLDGALDGVKFILQPRISEITGQGILFALGQSFFTLSLGTTGMITYASYASKEMTIKSSAISIVVMNIFVSLLAGLAIFPALHSFGYEPQEGPGLLFKVLPMVFSQMHLGTLFYLGFLILFLFAALTSSISLLELNVSNFTKNDNSKRKKVAVIGSILVFIISIPATLSFGILKDVRFGAGTIFDNMDFIVSNVLMPLGALGTTLVVGQLLDKKLLQQHFGKNRFRLFSGWYYLIKYAMPVVIILVFIVQLFS is encoded by the coding sequence ATGAAGAAACAACAATCACAATGGAAAACTTCAACGGGATTTATTTTAGCGAGTGCCGGATCAGCAATTGGACTAGGTGCCATGTGGAAATTTCCATATATGGCAGGTATATATGGTGGTGGCGCATTTTTAGCTATGTTCTTAATTTTTACCATATTTGTAGGTTTACCTCTGCTTGTTATGGAATTTATAGTTGGAAAAATGGGACGAACATATACAACGCAAATTTACAGCAAACTGACAGGTAAGAAATGGCTGAATGTCATTGGCTGGAATGGTAACTTAGCTGTATTTGTCTTGTTTGGTTTCTATAGTGTTATTGGTGGTTGGATTGTAATTTATATCGGTCAGGTGTTGTGGCAATTGATTGCATTTCAACGAATCAATCATCTCCAAGAAATAAATTTTGAAGCGATAATAACAAATCCATGGTTAACTGTTTTTGGACAAGGATTATTTATTATAGTTACGATGATCATTGTGATGTTAGGTGTCGAAAAAGGGTTAGAAAAAGCCTCTAAAGTGATGATGCCATTGTTATTTATCTTTTTAATCGTTATCACAATTAAATCGTTAACATTAGATGGTGCGTTAGACGGTGTGAAATTTATTTTACAGCCAAGAATATCAGAAATTACAGGTCAGGGTATCTTATTTGCGTTAGGACAATCATTTTTTACCTTGTCATTAGGAACAACAGGTATGATTACATATGCAAGTTATGCCTCTAAAGAAATGACGATTAAGTCATCAGCTATTTCGATTGTTGTCATGAACATTTTTGTATCTCTTTTAGCCGGCTTAGCGATATTTCCGGCATTGCATAGTTTTGGTTATGAACCGCAAGAGGGACCAGGGCTATTATTCAAAGTATTGCCTATGGTATTCAGCCAAATGCATTTAGGTACATTATTCTACTTAGGATTCTTAATACTATTCTTATTTGCAGCTTTGACATCATCAATTTCATTATTAGAATTGAATGTTTCTAACTTTACGAAGAATGACAATTCGAAACGTAAAAAGGTAGCAGTTATTGGCAGTATTTTAGTATTTATTATTAGTATTCCAGCAACTTTATCATTTGGTATTTTAAAGGACGTAAGATTTGGAGCGGGAACAATTTTTGATAATATGGACTTCATCGTTTCGAATGTATTAATGCCATTAGGTGCATTAGGTACTACACTGGTCGTAGGACAATTATTAGATAAAAAATTATTGCAGCAACACTTTGGTAAAAATCGGTTTAGATTATTCAGTGGCTGGTATTACTTAATTAAGTATGCGATGCCAGTTGTTATTATTTTAGTCTTTATCGTACAGCTATTTAGTTAA
- a CDS encoding cysteine synthase family protein produces the protein MITYDLIGNTPLVLLEHFSDEKVKIYAKLEQWNPGGSVKDRIGKYLVEMAIKDGRVREGQTIVEATAGNTGIGLAIAANRHHLKCKIFAPYGFSEEKINIMIALGANVSRTSQSEGMLGAQKAARAYAEKYNAVYMNQFESFHNPDTYFHTLGPELISELHHIDYFVAGIGSGGTFTGTASYLKQYQVQCYAVEPEGSVLNGGPAHAHDTEGIGSEKWPTFLDRTLVDGIFTIKDRDAFRNVKSLAMNEGLLVGSSSGAALQGALNLKAQLTEGTIVVVFPDGSDRYMSKQIFEYEENNNEQEN, from the coding sequence ATGATTACGTATGATTTAATCGGCAATACACCATTAGTACTATTAGAACATTTTAGTGACGAGAAAGTTAAAATTTATGCCAAGCTCGAACAATGGAATCCAGGAGGCAGTGTAAAAGATAGGATTGGAAAATATTTAGTAGAGATGGCAATTAAAGATGGACGTGTGCGTGAAGGGCAAACTATTGTTGAAGCTACTGCTGGCAATACTGGTATAGGTTTAGCAATTGCTGCGAACAGACATCACTTGAAATGCAAAATCTTTGCGCCGTATGGATTTTCAGAAGAAAAAATCAATATAATGATAGCACTTGGTGCAAATGTTTCAAGAACTAGTCAGTCTGAAGGGATGCTTGGAGCACAAAAAGCTGCACGTGCTTATGCTGAGAAATATAACGCTGTTTATATGAATCAATTTGAATCGTTTCATAATCCAGATACGTACTTTCATACGTTAGGACCTGAACTGATATCAGAATTACATCATATTGATTATTTTGTGGCTGGTATTGGCTCTGGCGGTACATTTACAGGTACAGCAAGTTACTTAAAGCAATACCAAGTGCAATGTTATGCAGTAGAACCAGAAGGGTCCGTGTTAAATGGTGGACCAGCACATGCGCATGACACTGAAGGCATTGGCTCTGAGAAGTGGCCAACATTTTTAGATAGGACACTTGTTGATGGGATTTTCACAATTAAAGATCGAGATGCTTTTCGAAATGTCAAAAGTTTGGCTATGAATGAAGGGTTGTTAGTAGGCAGTTCTTCAGGTGCAGCATTACAAGGTGCATTGAATTTAAAAGCGCAACTAACTGAAGGTACGATTGTTGTCGTATTTCCAGATGGTAGTGATCGCTATATGTCTAAACAAATATTTGAATATGAGGAGAATAATAATGAACAAGAAAACTAA
- a CDS encoding bifunctional cystathionine gamma-lyase/homocysteine desulfhydrase: MNKKTKLIHGGHTTDDYTGAVTTPIYQTSTYLQDDIGDLRQGYEYSRTANPTRSSVESVIAALENGKHGFAFSSGVAAISAVVMLLDKGDHIILNSDVYGGTYRALTKVFTRFGIEVDFVDTTYTDTIEQAIRPTTKMLFIETPSNPLLRVTDIKKSAEIAKKHGLISVVDNTFMTPYYQNPLDLGIDIVLHSATKYLGGHSDVVAGLVATSDDTLAERLAFISNSTGGILGPQDSYLLVRGIKTLGLRMEQINRSVIEIIKMLQAHPAVQQVFHPSIESHLNHDVHMAQADGHTGVIAFEVKDTESAKQLIRATSYYTLAESLGAVESLISVPALMTHASIPADIRAKEGITDGLVRISVGIEDTEDLVEDLKQALDTL, from the coding sequence ATGAACAAGAAAACTAAATTAATTCATGGTGGGCACACAACAGACGATTATACAGGTGCCGTTACAACACCAATTTATCAAACGAGTACATACTTACAAGATGATATTGGTGATTTGCGTCAAGGATACGAATATTCACGAACAGCGAATCCAACGAGAAGTTCAGTGGAAAGTGTTATTGCAGCTTTAGAAAATGGGAAACATGGATTTGCATTTAGTTCAGGTGTTGCAGCAATCAGTGCAGTAGTCATGTTATTAGATAAAGGGGATCACATTATTTTAAATTCTGATGTATATGGTGGTACATATCGTGCATTGACAAAAGTATTTACACGATTCGGGATTGAAGTTGATTTTGTAGATACGACATATACAGATACAATTGAACAAGCGATTCGCCCAACGACAAAAATGTTGTTTATTGAAACACCATCTAATCCATTATTGCGTGTTACAGATATTAAAAAATCTGCTGAGATTGCCAAAAAACATGGTTTGATTTCAGTTGTTGATAATACATTTATGACACCTTATTATCAAAATCCATTAGATTTAGGTATCGATATTGTCTTACATTCTGCAACGAAATATTTAGGTGGACATAGTGACGTTGTTGCAGGTTTAGTTGCCACATCAGATGATACCCTTGCTGAACGTTTAGCATTCATTTCAAATTCAACAGGTGGCATTTTAGGGCCTCAAGATAGTTACCTACTAGTAAGAGGTATTAAAACGTTAGGTCTACGTATGGAACAAATTAATCGAAGTGTTATTGAAATTATTAAAATGTTACAAGCACATCCAGCTGTGCAACAAGTATTCCATCCAAGTATTGAAAGCCATTTGAATCATGATGTACATATGGCACAAGCAGATGGTCATACAGGTGTGATTGCATTTGAAGTGAAAGATACTGAGAGTGCAAAACAATTAATTAGAGCAACATCTTATTACACATTAGCTGAAAGTTTAGGTGCTGTTGAAAGTTTAATTTCAGTACCTGCATTGATGACGCACGCATCAATTCCAGCTGATATTAGAGCTAAAGAAGGTATTACAGATGGGCTCGTTAGAATTTCTGTAGGTATTGAAGATACAGAGGATTTAGTAGAAGATTTAAAACAAGCGTTAGATACGTTATAA
- a CDS encoding methionine ABC transporter ATP-binding protein — translation MIEFRQVSKTFNKKKRKIHALKDVSFKVNRNDIFGVIGYSGAGKSTLVRLVNHLEAASSGQVLVDGHDITDYSEKGMREIKKDIGMIFQHFNLLNSATVFKNVAMPLILSKKSKKEITKRVTEMLEFVGLSDKKDQFPDELSGGQKQRVAIARALVTNPKILLCDEATSALDPATTASILALLKNVNQTFGITIMIITHEMRVIKDICNRVAVMEKGQVVETGTVTDVFSHPKTTIAQNFVSTVIQTEPSSQLLQYLNDRQVGDYRDYKLFVEETQLTQPIVNDLIQINQGQVKILFSSMSEIQGKTVCYLWLRFDTNQQFDDTAIHQYFKEKNIQFEEVQ, via the coding sequence ATGATTGAGTTTCGACAGGTAAGTAAGACCTTTAATAAAAAGAAGCGAAAAATACATGCTTTAAAAGATGTATCATTTAAGGTCAATCGCAATGATATTTTTGGTGTGATTGGATACAGTGGTGCTGGAAAAAGTACATTAGTAAGACTTGTGAATCATCTTGAAGCTGCCTCAAGTGGTCAAGTGCTTGTAGATGGACATGATATTACAGATTATAGTGAAAAAGGCATGCGAGAAATAAAAAAAGATATCGGGATGATTTTTCAACATTTTAATTTGTTGAATTCAGCTACCGTATTTAAAAACGTCGCAATGCCACTCATTTTAAGTAAGAAAAGTAAAAAAGAAATTACGAAACGAGTAACGGAAATGCTTGAATTTGTAGGTTTAAGCGATAAAAAAGATCAATTTCCTGATGAGTTGTCTGGTGGACAAAAGCAAAGGGTAGCTATTGCAAGAGCGTTAGTTACTAATCCGAAAATATTACTTTGTGATGAAGCGACAAGTGCGCTAGATCCAGCAACAACCGCTTCGATATTGGCATTATTAAAAAATGTAAATCAAACGTTTGGAATTACGATTATGATAATTACCCATGAAATGCGTGTCATTAAAGATATATGTAATCGTGTTGCTGTTATGGAAAAGGGGCAAGTTGTTGAAACAGGAACAGTGACGGACGTATTTAGTCATCCGAAAACGACAATTGCTCAAAATTTTGTATCTACTGTAATCCAAACCGAGCCAAGCTCGCAATTACTACAATATTTAAATGACAGACAAGTTGGTGACTATAGAGATTATAAACTCTTTGTAGAAGAAACTCAGTTGACGCAACCTATTGTGAATGATTTGATTCAAATTAATCAAGGGCAGGTTAAAATATTGTTTTCTTCTATGTCTGAAATACAAGGTAAAACTGTTTGCTATTTATGGCTAAGATTTGATACGAATCAACAGTTTGATGACACGGCAATACATCAATATTTTAAAGAGAAAAATATTCAATTTGAGGAGGTGCAATAG
- a CDS encoding ABC transporter permease has protein sequence MFGSDLDSAQLLQALYETLYMVSVALFLGAVIGIPLGVLLVITRKNGIWPNMVIHQILNPLVNILRSLPFIILLIAIVPFTKLVVGTSIGTTAAIVPLTVYVAPYIARLVENSLLEVDEGIIEAAKAMGASPLQIIRYFLIPEALGSLVLAITTAIIGLIGSTAMAGAVGGGGIGDLALVYGYQRFDTTVIIITVVVLIIIVQVIQTLGNVLARFIRRH, from the coding sequence ATGTTTGGTTCGGATTTAGATAGCGCGCAGCTTTTACAAGCATTATATGAAACGCTATATATGGTGTCGGTTGCTTTATTTTTAGGTGCAGTGATAGGCATACCACTAGGTGTTTTATTGGTGATTACTAGAAAAAATGGTATATGGCCTAATATGGTGATACATCAAATTTTAAATCCATTAGTTAACATTTTAAGGTCATTACCATTTATTATTTTGCTTATCGCGATTGTACCATTCACTAAATTAGTCGTAGGCACTTCAATTGGTACGACTGCTGCAATTGTGCCATTAACAGTATATGTGGCTCCTTATATTGCCCGACTTGTTGAAAATTCTTTGTTGGAAGTAGATGAAGGGATTATTGAAGCGGCAAAAGCAATGGGAGCTTCACCGTTGCAAATCATTAGATATTTTTTAATACCTGAAGCATTGGGCTCATTAGTATTGGCAATTACAACTGCGATTATTGGGCTTATTGGTAGTACAGCGATGGCTGGTGCTGTCGGTGGAGGCGGTATCGGCGATTTAGCCCTAGTATATGGCTATCAACGTTTTGATACAACAGTCATTATTATTACGGTTGTTGTATTAATTATTATTGTTCAAGTGATTCAAACGTTAGGAAATGTCTTAGCTAGATTTATACGTAGACATTAA
- the gmpC gene encoding dipeptide ABC transporter glycylmethionine-binding lipoprotein — protein MKKLFGLVIVALLLLAACGGNNDKKVTIGVASNDTKAWEKVKELAKKDNIDVEIKHFSDYNLPNKALNDGDIDMNAFQHFAFLDQYKKAHKGTKISALSTTVLAPLGIYSDKVKNVKSVKDGAKVVIPNDVSNQARALKLLESAGLIKLKKDFGLAGTTKDIISNPKHLKITAVDAQQTARALSDVDIAVINNGVATKAGKDPKKDPIFLEKSDSDAVKPYINIVAVNDKDLDNKTYAKIVELYHSKEAQKALQEDVKDGEKPVNLSKDEIKAIETSLAK, from the coding sequence ATGAAGAAATTATTTGGATTAGTCATTGTAGCATTATTGTTATTGGCGGCGTGTGGTGGCAATAACGATAAAAAGGTAACGATTGGTGTCGCATCAAATGATACAAAGGCTTGGGAAAAGGTTAAAGAATTAGCTAAGAAGGATAATATTGATGTAGAAATTAAGCATTTTTCTGATTACAATTTGCCGAACAAAGCTTTAAATGATGGTGATATTGATATGAACGCGTTCCAGCATTTTGCATTTTTAGATCAGTATAAGAAAGCACATAAAGGAACTAAGATTTCAGCTTTAAGTACAACAGTGTTGGCACCTTTAGGTATTTATTCGGATAAAGTCAAGAATGTTAAAAGTGTGAAAGATGGTGCCAAGGTTGTTATTCCTAATGATGTATCTAATCAAGCTCGTGCGTTGAAGTTATTAGAATCAGCAGGATTAATTAAATTGAAAAAAGATTTTGGATTGGCAGGAACAACAAAGGATATTATTTCTAATCCTAAACATTTGAAAATTACAGCAGTTGATGCACAACAAACAGCACGTGCATTATCAGATGTAGATATTGCTGTTATTAATAATGGTGTCGCAACTAAAGCTGGCAAAGATCCAAAAAAAGATCCGATATTTTTAGAAAAATCTGACTCAGATGCTGTAAAACCATATATTAATATTGTTGCTGTTAATGACAAAGATTTAGACAATAAGACTTATGCGAAAATTGTTGAATTGTATCATTCTAAAGAAGCACAAAAAGCGCTGCAAGAAGATGTGAAAGATGGAGAGAAACCAGTTAATTTATCAAAAGATGAAATAAAGGCAATTGAAACGTCGTTAGCGAAATAA
- the aaa gene encoding autolysin/adhesin Aaa has product MQKKVIAAIIGTSAISAVAATQANAATTHTVQPGESVWAISNKYGISIAKLKSLNGLTSNLIFPNQVLKVSGSSNSASNSSRPSTNSGGGSYYTVQAGDSLSLIASKYGTTYQNIMRLNGLNNFFIYPGQKLKVSGTASSSNSASNSSRPSTNSGGGSYYTVQAGDSLSLIASKYGTTYQKIMSLNGLNNFFIYPGQKLKVTGTASTNSGSTTTTNRGYNTPIFNHQNLYTWGQCTYHVFNRRAEIGKGISTYWWNANNWDNAAAADGYTIDNRPTVGSIAQTDVGYYGHVMFVERVNNDGSILVSEMNYSAAPGILTYRTVPAYQVNNYRYIH; this is encoded by the coding sequence GTGCAAAAAAAAGTAATTGCAGCTATTATTGGGACAAGCGCGATTAGCGCTGTTGCAGCAACTCAAGCAAATGCGGCTACGACTCACACAGTACAACCGGGTGAATCAGTGTGGGCAATTTCAAATAAGTATGGGATTTCGATTGCTAAATTAAAATCATTAAATGGTTTGACATCAAATCTTATCTTCCCAAATCAAGTATTAAAAGTATCAGGATCAAGTAATTCTGCGAGCAATAGTAGTCGTCCATCAACAAATTCAGGTGGCGGATCATACTATACAGTACAAGCAGGAGACTCATTATCATTAATCGCATCGAAATATGGTACAACATACCAAAACATAATGCGTCTTAATGGTTTAAATAATTTCTTTATTTATCCTGGTCAAAAATTAAAAGTATCAGGTACTGCAAGCTCAAGCAATTCTGCGAGCAATAGTAGTCGTCCATCAACAAATTCAGGTGGTGGATCATACTACACAGTACAAGCAGGAGACTCATTGTCACTAATTGCATCAAAATATGGTACAACATATCAAAAAATTATGAGCTTAAATGGCTTAAATAATTTCTTTATTTATCCGGGTCAAAAATTAAAAGTAACAGGTACAGCATCTACGAATTCAGGATCTACAACAACGACAAATAGAGGTTACAACACACCTATTTTCAATCATCAAAACTTATATACATGGGGTCAATGTACTTATCATGTATTTAATCGTCGTGCTGAAATTGGTAAAGGTATTAGCACTTATTGGTGGAATGCTAATAACTGGGATAACGCTGCAGCAGCAGATGGTTACACTATCGACAATAGACCGACTGTAGGTTCTATTGCACAAACTGATGTAGGTTACTATGGACATGTTATGTTTGTAGAACGTGTAAATAACGATGGTAGTATTTTAGTTTCAGAAATGAACTATTCAGCTGCACCAGGTATTTTAACTTACAGAACAGTACCAGCTTACCAAGTAAACAATTATAGATATATTCACTAA
- a CDS encoding NUDIX domain-containing protein: protein MIKCVCLVEETADKILLVQVRHREKYYFPGGKIEEGESQVHALLREIQEELNITLTENDIEYIGTIVGPAYPQHDMLTELNGYRSLTKIDWNHVTINNEITDIRWIDKKDDKLIAPAVKVWIEENGGQYAKQ, encoded by the coding sequence ATGATTAAATGTGTTTGTTTAGTTGAAGAAACAGCTGATAAAATTTTACTAGTACAAGTAAGACATCGAGAAAAGTATTATTTCCCGGGTGGTAAAATTGAAGAAGGGGAATCACAAGTTCATGCACTATTACGAGAAATTCAAGAAGAACTAAATATAACATTAACAGAGAATGACATTGAGTATATCGGAACGATTGTAGGTCCTGCATATCCTCAACATGATATGCTTACAGAATTAAATGGATATCGTTCATTAACTAAAATAGATTGGAACCATGTAACAATTAATAATGAAATTACAGATATTCGTTGGATTGATAAAAAGGATGACAAATTGATTGCGCCAGCTGTTAAAGTTTGGATTGAAGAAAATGGTGGTCAATATGCCAAACAATAA
- a CDS encoding GNAT family N-acetyltransferase: MPNNNTIVLRKYVSKDLPMIEEFQLSDEDLKFVKTPKENITAALSDDERYPVVVMRDQQCVAFFTLHRGKGVKPFSDHSGAIFFRSFSVDRRFRNQGIGKLVMEKLPSFISATFQDINEIVLTVNTDNPHAMTLYRRQGYQYVGDSVFVGRPVHIMTRILT, encoded by the coding sequence ATGCCAAACAATAACACAATTGTCTTACGCAAATATGTCTCAAAAGATTTACCTATGATTGAAGAATTCCAATTAAGTGACGAAGATTTAAAGTTTGTTAAAACACCTAAGGAAAATATTACAGCAGCATTGTCAGATGATGAAAGGTATCCAGTCGTCGTAATGAGAGATCAACAGTGTGTTGCTTTTTTTACATTACATCGTGGTAAAGGTGTCAAACCATTTAGCGACCACTCAGGTGCAATCTTTTTTAGATCATTTAGTGTGGATCGACGTTTTCGTAATCAAGGGATAGGCAAGTTGGTAATGGAAAAACTCCCATCATTTATATCTGCGACATTTCAAGATATTAATGAAATCGTATTAACAGTTAATACTGATAACCCACATGCCATGACGCTTTATCGTCGACAAGGGTATCAATATGTTGGAGATAGTGTATTTGTTGGAAGACCTGTTCATATTATGACGCGTATTTTAACTTGA
- a CDS encoding YibE/F family protein yields the protein MNAVFILALLLLLLMVIFGGKKGLVSYLTLFLNFAILLISIVFIIFGVPIYVVTFIFCIIIAACNLFVLNSYNVKTQAAFISTVVTTILLITLIYLSVYIGHLQGFSTEQQDETYVYSMNIGINMIQFMVFTIILAVIAAVIDLAITISSPIYELHQVNPTLTQYELFQSGMRVGREILATSANTIYLAFFGGQLALFIWFFKLQYSFGHIINSKIFAQEFIFILLGGIAVAVSIPITAWITAFLIKRPSRRRQNDETIN from the coding sequence ATGAATGCTGTATTTATATTAGCGTTATTGCTCCTCTTGTTAATGGTTATTTTCGGAGGAAAAAAAGGACTTGTCTCTTATCTAACATTATTTTTAAACTTTGCAATTTTACTTATTAGTATTGTTTTCATTATCTTTGGTGTGCCAATTTATGTCGTAACATTTATTTTCTGCATCATAATCGCAGCGTGTAATTTATTCGTACTAAATAGTTATAATGTAAAAACGCAGGCTGCATTTATCAGTACCGTCGTTACAACAATCTTATTAATCACACTTATTTATTTGTCAGTGTATATTGGACACTTACAAGGATTTTCAACCGAACAACAAGACGAAACTTATGTGTATTCAATGAATATCGGTATTAATATGATTCAATTTATGGTATTTACTATTATCCTTGCTGTCATTGCAGCCGTGATAGATTTAGCAATTACAATCAGTTCACCTATCTACGAATTACATCAGGTAAATCCAACACTTACACAATATGAATTGTTCCAATCAGGCATGCGAGTGGGTAGAGAAATATTAGCAACGTCAGCTAACACGATTTACCTTGCCTTTTTCGGTGGTCAACTCGCCTTGTTTATTTGGTTTTTCAAACTCCAATATTCATTCGGCCATATTATCAACTCGAAAATATTCGCACAAGAGTTTATATTTATTTTACTAGGCGGTATTGCTGTAGCAGTGAGCATTCCTATTACTGCATGGATTACAGCATTTTTAATTAAAAGACCATCTCGTCGACGTCAAAATGATGAGACAATAAATTAA
- a CDS encoding YibE/F family protein: MFLKYRKLFTKPFNIILSIFCIVFIGAILFTLHNENFYNKPIGQIIDVKHVSTTPTKDAQNNRDVKYKNQLKVKILNGQFAGETTTINHQYVKSQADSEAFRTHEKVLLHISDKPSDAYIIEKKRDTLTVVITGLFLLTVLLVGRKVGLQSILSLILNSIAILIAIYIHIQHTNINLFLLMTIAMICSTILTLLLVTGWHIRTLITVASTIIGTFLSIGLTELIIFMTDGNGIKYETMNFLSLPPKDIFLASVLIGSLGAIMDVAITIASGMHEILQRTPDISMKRWALAGRNIGQDIMGTMTNILLFSYLSGALPMFLIYLKNANTVTYTISMNWSLEIARALTGGIGIVLTIPITILFMEIFETLRRAKQ, from the coding sequence TTGTTTTTGAAATATAGAAAATTATTTACAAAGCCATTTAATATTATTTTAAGTATATTTTGCATCGTTTTTATCGGTGCAATTCTATTCACATTACATAACGAGAATTTTTACAATAAACCTATTGGTCAAATTATAGATGTCAAACATGTTTCAACGACACCTACAAAAGATGCACAAAACAATCGTGATGTTAAATATAAAAATCAATTAAAAGTCAAAATATTAAATGGTCAATTTGCTGGAGAAACAACGACAATCAATCATCAATACGTCAAGTCTCAAGCAGATTCCGAAGCATTTCGCACACACGAAAAAGTGTTACTACATATTTCGGATAAACCTAGTGACGCTTACATTATAGAAAAAAAGCGTGATACATTAACAGTTGTCATCACTGGTTTATTCTTATTGACCGTATTATTAGTTGGTCGCAAAGTCGGACTTCAGTCCATTTTATCGTTAATTTTAAATTCGATTGCAATTTTAATCGCAATTTATATTCATATTCAACATACTAATATCAATTTATTCTTACTTATGACGATTGCAATGATCTGTTCAACAATTCTTACATTACTACTTGTTACAGGTTGGCACATTCGCACGCTGATAACAGTCGCAAGCACAATTATCGGGACCTTTTTAAGCATTGGTTTAACAGAGTTAATCATATTTATGACAGATGGAAACGGTATTAAATATGAAACGATGAATTTTTTATCTTTACCGCCGAAAGACATCTTTTTGGCATCAGTGTTAATCGGTTCACTAGGCGCAATCATGGATGTTGCAATTACGATTGCCAGTGGTATGCATGAAATTTTACAACGCACTCCTGATATTTCAATGAAACGTTGGGCACTTGCTGGACGAAACATCGGGCAAGATATTATGGGAACTATGACGAACATCTTATTATTTTCATATTTGTCAGGTGCTTTACCTATGTTTTTAATTTATTTAAAAAATGCCAATACAGTAACGTATACCATTTCAATGAACTGGTCTCTAGAAATTGCTCGAGCATTAACTGGTGGTATAGGTATCGTTTTAACTATACCTATCACGATATTATTTATGGAAATATTTGAAACATTAAGGAGGGCGAAACAATGA
- a CDS encoding LysR family transcriptional regulator, giving the protein MEIKQLRYFIEVAKREHISETALELNIAQSAISRQITLLEQELNVSLFKKHGRNITLTSEGKLLFNEALQIIEHLDSTIEQFQSHGLTKNKSIYIGYDESDVSHMLLPLIQTFHLQNDTHVIPNLLQHDTIINSVLNGNIDIGFTELTPEINKHKQLHMMPLFEEHYHLYAPSDDPIAMTTHPPLVQFEHHHFYCLAPFAETVKKQLQKVIKSDVYTISSQPLAQYLLRQKEGYIISSHNTHLPESKDWVDIKLDHTELKRTICAITKEPYTKSDIGILLTLIQQLMAKTSTFH; this is encoded by the coding sequence ATGGAAATTAAACAATTACGATATTTTATAGAAGTTGCTAAAAGAGAACATATCTCCGAAACCGCACTAGAATTAAATATTGCGCAATCAGCGATTAGTCGACAAATTACTTTACTAGAACAAGAACTTAACGTGTCATTATTTAAAAAACATGGTCGCAACATTACACTCACGTCAGAAGGTAAGTTGCTGTTTAATGAAGCATTGCAAATTATAGAACATTTAGATAGTACAATTGAACAATTCCAAAGTCATGGCTTAACTAAAAATAAAAGCATATACATTGGCTATGATGAAAGTGATGTATCTCATATGTTATTGCCACTTATCCAAACATTTCATTTACAAAATGATACACATGTTATTCCTAATTTATTACAACATGACACGATTATTAATAGCGTGTTAAACGGTAATATCGATATTGGTTTTACAGAGCTTACACCTGAAATTAATAAACATAAACAATTACATATGATGCCTTTATTTGAAGAACATTACCATTTGTATGCACCATCAGATGATCCTATTGCAATGACGACGCATCCACCATTAGTGCAGTTTGAGCATCATCATTTTTATTGCTTAGCACCATTTGCTGAAACTGTAAAAAAGCAATTGCAAAAGGTTATTAAATCAGACGTATATACTATTAGTAGCCAACCACTTGCGCAATACTTACTACGTCAAAAAGAAGGCTATATTATCTCATCACATAATACACATTTACCTGAATCTAAAGATTGGGTAGACATTAAACTAGACCATACCGAACTAAAAAGAACAATATGCGCAATAACAAAAGAGCCTTATACGAAGAGTGATATTGGCATATTACTAACGCTTATCCAACAATTAATGGCTAAAACATCAACGTTTCATTAA